A genome region from Acidobacteriota bacterium includes the following:
- a CDS encoding zinc ribbon domain-containing protein: MPIYEYRCEACGDEFEVMQKFSDRPLKRCGKCGGPLEKLISRSSFVLKGGGWFADGYGRSRSGGERSGKKRSGEGEKSDAKGGGEGAPGARPAAAAAASR, encoded by the coding sequence GTGCCGATCTACGAGTACCGTTGCGAAGCCTGCGGGGACGAGTTCGAGGTCATGCAGAAGTTCTCCGACCGGCCGCTCAAGCGGTGCGGCAAGTGCGGGGGCCCGCTCGAGAAACTGATCAGCCGGTCCTCGTTCGTTCTCAAGGGAGGCGGTTGGTTCGCCGACGGTTACGGGCGCTCGCGGTCCGGCGGGGAGCGTTCCGGCAAGAAGCGGAGCGGCGAAGGGGAGAAGTCCGACGCCAAGGGGGGCGGAGAGGGGGCTCCCGGAGCGCGACCGGCCGCTGCGGCGGCCGCGTCGCGCTGA